One stretch of Xanthomonas sp. DAR 35659 DNA includes these proteins:
- the hpf gene encoding ribosome hibernation-promoting factor, HPF/YfiA family produces the protein MRIETYGQQIEVTPALREYVETKLQRLKRHYEETIEVRAQLALRKPDHHVEATVNVPGRTLHADASAQTMYAAIDLLADKLDRLIIKHKEKKQDHHAAEVRDNIV, from the coding sequence ATGCGTATCGAGACCTACGGCCAGCAGATCGAAGTCACCCCCGCCCTGCGCGAGTACGTGGAGACCAAGCTGCAACGGCTGAAGCGGCACTACGAGGAAACCATCGAGGTCCGCGCCCAACTGGCGCTGCGCAAGCCCGATCACCACGTCGAGGCCACCGTCAATGTTCCCGGCCGCACCCTGCACGCCGATGCCAGCGCGCAGACCATGTACGCGGCGATCGACCTGCTCGCCGACAAGCTCGACCGGCTGATCATCAAGCACAAGGAAAAGAAACAGGACCACCACGCGGCCGAGGTGCGCGACAATATCGTGTGA
- the mgtE gene encoding magnesium transporter yields the protein MADAVRHDKTARQLRMLSDALDSGRLGPVRRLVNTLAPAEIGNLLESLPPGKREVVWGLVDPEDDGEVLLHVGEEVRESLLADMDPDEIVAAVEDLDIDDLANLVEDLPDTVIDEVLKSMDRENRERLEQVLSYPEDSAGRLMNPDVVTVRADVNVDVVLRYLRLRGELPDHTDHLFVVSRRHQYLGRVSLASLVTHEDSTPINRLIDDEQPAIDVGEGADEVARQFSDHDWISAPVVDDNNILLGRITIDDVVDIIRDQAEHQAFSAAGLDEDEDMFSPVRRAFRRRLLWLTINLGTAFIASSVVSQFEGTISKLVALAALMPIVAGMGGNAGTQVLALMVRGLALGQIGASNFTVLLRKELAVALINGLALGIGLGLIVLLWFHQPLLSLVIGSALTINLLTAALGGVLVPLTLKRLGFDPALAGGVILTTLTDVMGFLSFLGLATLVLL from the coding sequence ATGGCCGACGCCGTCCGCCACGACAAGACCGCGCGGCAGCTGCGCATGCTGTCCGATGCGCTGGACAGCGGGCGCCTGGGCCCGGTGCGGCGGCTGGTCAACACGCTGGCGCCGGCCGAGATCGGCAACCTGCTGGAGTCGCTGCCGCCCGGCAAGCGCGAGGTGGTGTGGGGGCTGGTCGATCCGGAGGACGACGGCGAGGTGCTGCTGCACGTCGGCGAGGAAGTGCGCGAGAGCCTGCTCGCGGACATGGACCCGGACGAAATCGTCGCCGCGGTCGAAGATCTGGACATCGACGACCTCGCCAACCTGGTCGAGGATCTGCCCGACACGGTCATCGACGAAGTCCTCAAGTCGATGGACCGCGAGAACCGCGAGCGCCTGGAGCAGGTGCTGTCCTATCCCGAGGATAGCGCCGGGCGCCTGATGAATCCGGACGTGGTCACCGTGCGCGCCGACGTCAATGTCGACGTGGTGCTGCGCTACCTGCGCCTGCGCGGCGAGTTGCCCGACCACACCGACCACCTGTTCGTGGTCAGTCGCCGCCACCAGTACCTGGGCCGGGTGTCGCTGGCGTCGCTAGTCACCCACGAGGACTCCACCCCGATCAACCGGCTGATCGACGACGAACAGCCGGCCATCGACGTGGGCGAAGGCGCCGACGAGGTCGCGCGCCAGTTCTCCGACCACGACTGGATCTCCGCGCCGGTGGTGGACGACAACAACATCCTGCTCGGCCGCATCACCATCGACGACGTGGTCGACATCATCCGCGACCAGGCCGAGCACCAGGCGTTCAGCGCCGCCGGCCTGGACGAGGACGAGGACATGTTCAGCCCGGTGCGGCGCGCGTTCCGGCGCCGCCTGCTGTGGCTGACCATCAACCTCGGCACCGCCTTCATCGCCTCCAGCGTGGTCAGCCAGTTCGAGGGCACCATCTCCAAGCTAGTGGCGCTGGCGGCGCTGATGCCGATCGTGGCCGGCATGGGCGGCAACGCCGGCACCCAGGTGCTGGCACTGATGGTGCGCGGCCTGGCGCTGGGTCAGATCGGCGCCTCCAACTTCACCGTGCTGCTGCGCAAGGAGCTGGCGGTGGCGCTGATCAACGGCCTGGCGCTGGGCATCGGCCTGGGCCTGATCGTGCTGCTGTGGTTCCACCAGCCGCTGCTGTCGCTGGTGATCGGCTCGGCGCTGACCATCAACCTGCTCACCGCCGCGCTGGGCGGCGTGCTGGTGCCGCTGACGCTCAAGCGCCTGGGCTTCGATCCAGCGCTGGCCGGCGGGGTGATCCTGACCACGCTGACCGACGTGATGGGCTTCCTGAGCTTCCTCGGCCTGGCCACGCTGGTGCTGCTGTAA
- a CDS encoding prolyl oligopeptidase family serine peptidase translates to MSMRSLLLLLCLSMVGCSSLPSDPATGHFVSRQLTLDGRVYRYQVFVPAPAQRQGPLPVVLFLHGSGERGSDGKQQADSGLGPYLRRHLADFPALVVMPQVPDEQEWNGVNATMALQALDAASAEFNGDPQRTYLTGMSMGGYGTWEIALQQPQRFAALVPVCGAILSPHEDREYLVVTPVATLADPYTALAERLRRIPVWIFHGAQDDVVLPHDDRKIYRAFKNLDADVRYTEYPQGNHNAWDATYRDPKMWQWLFAQKRSDTDTETAAGN, encoded by the coding sequence ATGTCGATGCGTTCGTTGCTGCTTCTGCTGTGCCTGTCGATGGTCGGATGCAGCAGCTTGCCCAGCGACCCGGCCACCGGCCACTTCGTCAGCCGCCAGCTCACCCTCGACGGGCGCGTCTACCGCTACCAGGTCTTCGTGCCGGCTCCGGCGCAGCGCCAGGGGCCGCTGCCGGTGGTGCTGTTCCTGCATGGGTCGGGCGAGCGCGGCAGCGACGGCAAGCAGCAGGCCGATTCAGGTCTCGGCCCCTACCTACGCCGCCACCTGGCCGATTTCCCGGCGCTGGTGGTGATGCCGCAGGTACCGGACGAGCAGGAATGGAATGGAGTCAACGCGACCATGGCGCTGCAGGCGCTGGACGCGGCCAGCGCCGAATTCAACGGCGATCCGCAGCGCACCTATCTGACCGGCATGTCGATGGGCGGCTACGGCACCTGGGAGATCGCCCTGCAGCAACCGCAGCGTTTCGCCGCGCTGGTGCCGGTGTGCGGCGCGATCCTGTCCCCGCACGAGGACCGCGAATACCTGGTGGTCACCCCGGTGGCGACCCTGGCCGATCCCTACACCGCGCTGGCCGAACGCCTGCGGCGGATTCCGGTCTGGATCTTCCACGGCGCGCAGGACGACGTGGTGCTGCCGCACGACGACCGCAAGATCTATCGCGCGTTCAAGAACCTCGACGCCGACGTGCGCTACACCGAGTACCCGCAAGGCAACCACAATGCCTGGGACGCCACCTACCGCGACCCGAAGATGTGGCAGTGGCTGTTCGCGCAGAAGCGCAGCGACACGGACACGGAGACCGCCGCCGGCAACTGA
- a CDS encoding PTS sugar transporter subunit IIA, giving the protein MPLTDLMAAVRTQVLPAVDRDTLLRTAAGLLACPQAGFDELLASLREREQLGSTAIGHGIAIPHGRAPHLDAPRGALLRLDHPIDFDGHGAQVDLVFAMAVPAHYTHQHLMLLSELAEQFSDEGFREALRHAPDAAALHALLGGAPPRATAA; this is encoded by the coding sequence ATGCCCTTGACCGATCTGATGGCGGCCGTCCGCACCCAGGTGCTGCCGGCCGTCGATCGCGACACCCTGTTGCGTACCGCCGCCGGCCTGCTGGCCTGCCCGCAGGCCGGTTTCGACGAACTCCTCGCCAGCCTGCGCGAACGCGAGCAGCTCGGCAGCACCGCCATCGGCCATGGCATCGCCATCCCGCACGGCCGCGCCCCGCACCTGGATGCCCCCCGCGGCGCGCTGCTGCGGCTGGACCACCCCATCGACTTCGACGGCCACGGCGCGCAGGTGGACCTGGTGTTCGCGATGGCCGTGCCCGCGCACTACACCCACCAACACCTGATGCTGTTGTCGGAACTGGCCGAACAGTTCTCCGACGAGGGCTTCCGCGAGGCGCTGCGCCACGCGCCCGATGCCGCCGCGCTGCACGCGCTGCTCGGCGGCGCGCCACCACGGGCCACCGCCGCATGA
- the hprK gene encoding HPr(Ser) kinase/phosphatase translates to MNTSITARELFDQQRDRLGLRWLAGQKGEHRELEAGNAVSRRPSLAGYLNTIYPNKVQILGTEELSWLDSLDARQRWETIEKIVRVRPLALVVTKNQSCPEDLRAAADDADTPLWVSPKRGHELLNHLSYHLARTLAPRVILHGVFMEIYSIGVLITGEAGSGKSELALELLSRGHRLVADDAPEFTQIAPDVLDGTCPELLQDLLEVRGLGVLNVRDMFGDTAVKKNKYLRLIVHLTRPMTEPNPHGYERLTGDSGTRHVLDLDVPLITLPVMPGRNLAVLTEAATRLHILRTKGIDPAAMFIARHSNLLERRSP, encoded by the coding sequence ATGAACACCAGCATCACCGCGCGCGAACTGTTCGACCAGCAACGCGACCGGCTCGGCCTGCGCTGGCTGGCCGGGCAGAAGGGCGAGCATCGCGAGCTGGAAGCCGGCAACGCGGTGTCGCGGCGCCCGTCGCTGGCCGGCTATCTCAATACGATCTATCCGAACAAGGTGCAGATCCTCGGGACCGAGGAACTGTCCTGGCTGGATTCGCTGGACGCGCGCCAACGCTGGGAGACCATCGAGAAGATCGTGCGGGTGCGGCCGCTGGCGCTGGTGGTCACCAAGAACCAATCCTGCCCGGAAGACCTGCGCGCGGCCGCCGACGACGCCGACACGCCGTTGTGGGTCTCGCCCAAGCGCGGCCACGAACTGCTCAACCACCTCTCCTACCATCTGGCGCGCACGCTGGCGCCGCGGGTGATCCTGCATGGCGTGTTCATGGAGATCTACTCGATCGGCGTGCTGATCACCGGCGAGGCCGGCTCCGGCAAGAGCGAGCTGGCGCTGGAGCTGCTCAGCCGCGGCCATCGCCTGGTCGCCGACGACGCGCCGGAATTCACCCAGATCGCCCCGGACGTGCTCGACGGCACCTGCCCGGAACTGCTGCAGGACCTACTGGAAGTGCGCGGCCTGGGCGTGCTCAACGTGCGCGACATGTTCGGCGACACGGCTGTAAAGAAGAACAAGTATCTTCGCCTGATCGTGCACCTGACCCGGCCCATGACCGAACCGAACCCGCATGGCTACGAGCGCCTGACCGGCGACTCGGGCACCCGCCACGTGCTCGACCTGGATGTGCCGCTGATCACCCTGCCGGTGATGCCCGGCCGCAACCTGGCGGTGCTGACCGAGGCCGCCACGCGCCTGCACATCCTGCGCACCAAGGGCATCGACCCGGCGGCGATGTTCATCGCCCGCCACAGCAACCTGCTCGAGCGGCGCAGCCCATGA
- the ptsP gene encoding phosphoenolpyruvate--protein phosphotransferase → MSLRIAGHAASRGNALGRARVRLPHALEVAEQRIGAAQIPEELERLHRAVDAARAEMHGLRQRLHGALAKEVGEFLDLHALLLDDPELLHGLDELIRTGRYSADYALRLQRDRLATVFEDMEDAYLKSRMDDLDHVIGRIHAFLQKRQPDSEGLAGEILVCENVAPSELAQLQAQGVVGIVTSAGSTLSHSAILARSLHLPLVVGVADALQKINDGDVLIVDGVQGAVIVEPTPDDLRDYRARVREQAKLQRGLGKLRSKPSRTRDGVDIVLLANAESREDVARAHALGADGLGLYRTEFLFLQRDALPDEEEQFRTYRDAVLGMSGRPVTIRTLDLGADKADRTGLTMSNEQNPALGLRGVRLSLARPKVSDTQLRALLRASGYGPVRVLLPMISTREEIMAMRRHLKRTAAQLRREGHAIAEQVQVGAMIEVPAAAIALDTFIDAVDFLSIGTNDLVQYLLAADRNNDALAELYSPLHPAVLRLIAQVIATGQAHGKPVAVCGEIAGDPALTPMLLALGLREFSLHPATMLEVRRMIRDSDLQALRLRGAKLLQARDRKGIERWLACAAINQRHN, encoded by the coding sequence GTGAGCCTGCGCATCGCCGGCCATGCCGCGTCGCGCGGCAACGCGCTGGGCCGCGCGCGGGTCCGCCTGCCGCATGCGCTGGAGGTGGCCGAGCAACGCATCGGTGCGGCGCAGATTCCCGAAGAGCTCGAACGCCTGCACCGCGCGGTCGACGCCGCGCGCGCGGAGATGCACGGCCTGCGCCAGCGCCTGCACGGCGCCCTGGCCAAGGAGGTCGGCGAATTCCTCGACCTGCATGCGCTGCTGCTCGACGACCCGGAACTGCTGCACGGCCTGGACGAACTGATCCGCACCGGCCGCTACAGCGCCGACTACGCGCTGCGCCTGCAACGCGACCGGCTGGCGACCGTGTTCGAGGACATGGAAGACGCCTACCTGAAAAGCCGCATGGACGACCTGGACCATGTGATCGGGCGCATCCACGCGTTCCTGCAGAAGCGCCAGCCGGACAGCGAAGGCCTGGCCGGCGAGATCCTGGTGTGCGAGAACGTGGCACCGTCCGAACTGGCGCAACTGCAGGCGCAGGGCGTGGTCGGCATCGTCACCAGCGCCGGCAGCACGCTCTCGCACAGCGCGATCCTGGCGCGCAGTCTGCACCTCCCCTTGGTGGTGGGCGTCGCCGATGCGCTGCAGAAGATCAACGACGGCGATGTGCTGATCGTGGACGGCGTGCAGGGCGCGGTGATCGTCGAGCCCACCCCCGACGACCTGCGCGACTACCGCGCCCGCGTGCGCGAGCAGGCCAAGCTGCAGCGCGGCCTCGGCAAGCTGCGCTCCAAGCCCAGCCGCACCCGCGACGGCGTGGACATCGTGCTGCTGGCCAATGCCGAGTCGCGCGAGGACGTGGCGCGCGCGCATGCGCTCGGCGCCGACGGCCTGGGCCTGTACCGCACCGAATTCCTGTTCCTGCAGCGCGACGCCCTGCCCGACGAGGAGGAACAGTTCCGCACCTACCGCGACGCGGTGCTGGGCATGAGCGGGCGGCCGGTGACGATCCGCACCCTGGACCTGGGCGCGGACAAGGCCGACCGCACCGGCCTGACCATGAGCAACGAACAGAACCCGGCATTGGGCTTGCGCGGCGTGCGCCTGTCGCTGGCCCGGCCCAAGGTCTCCGACACGCAGTTGCGCGCGCTGCTGCGCGCCTCCGGCTACGGGCCGGTGCGGGTGCTGCTGCCGATGATCAGCACGCGCGAGGAGATCATGGCGATGCGCCGGCACCTCAAGCGCACCGCCGCGCAGTTGCGCCGCGAGGGCCATGCGATCGCCGAGCAGGTGCAGGTCGGCGCGATGATCGAGGTGCCGGCGGCGGCGATCGCGTTGGACACCTTCATCGACGCCGTCGACTTCCTGTCGATCGGCACCAACGACCTGGTGCAGTACCTGCTCGCCGCCGACCGCAACAACGATGCGCTGGCCGAGCTGTATTCGCCGCTGCATCCGGCGGTACTGCGGCTGATCGCGCAGGTGATCGCCACCGGCCAGGCGCATGGCAAGCCGGTGGCGGTGTGCGGCGAGATCGCCGGCGACCCGGCGCTGACGCCGATGCTGCTGGCGCTGGGCCTGCGCGAGTTCAGCCTGCACCCGGCGACGATGCTGGAAGTGCGCCGGATGATCCGCGACAGCGACCTGCAGGCGCTGCGCCTGCGCGGCGCCAAGCTGCTGCAGGCGCGCGACCGCAAGGGCATCGAGCGGTGGCTTGCATGCGCCGCCATTAATCAAAGACATAATTAA
- the lptB gene encoding LPS export ABC transporter ATP-binding protein: MLLAEGLRKRYKQREVVREFGLTLEAGEVVGLLGPNGAGKTTCFYMIVGLVEADAGRIVLDGNDITALPMYKRAKLGVGYLPQEPSVFRKLSVADNIRLVLELREDLDAAGQERELASLLDELQIGHVAEQLGASLSGGERRRCEIARALAAKPRLMLLDEPFAGVDPISVGEIQRIVTHLKQRGIGVLITDHNVRETLGICDRAYILNEGSVLAQGAPEALLANSDVRRVYLGETFRL; this comes from the coding sequence ATGCTGCTCGCCGAGGGCCTGCGCAAGCGCTACAAGCAGCGCGAGGTGGTGCGCGAGTTCGGCCTGACCCTGGAGGCGGGCGAAGTGGTCGGCCTGCTCGGCCCCAACGGCGCCGGCAAGACCACCTGCTTCTACATGATCGTCGGCCTGGTCGAGGCCGATGCCGGACGCATCGTGCTCGACGGCAACGACATCACCGCGCTGCCGATGTACAAGCGCGCCAAGCTCGGCGTCGGCTACCTGCCGCAGGAGCCGTCGGTGTTCCGCAAGCTCAGCGTGGCCGACAACATCCGCCTGGTGCTGGAACTGCGCGAGGACCTGGACGCGGCCGGCCAGGAACGCGAACTGGCCTCGCTGCTGGACGAACTGCAGATCGGCCACGTCGCCGAGCAGCTCGGCGCCAGCCTGTCCGGCGGCGAACGCCGCCGCTGCGAAATCGCGCGCGCGCTGGCGGCCAAGCCGCGGCTGATGCTGCTCGACGAACCCTTCGCCGGCGTCGATCCGATCTCGGTCGGCGAGATCCAGCGCATCGTCACCCACCTCAAGCAACGCGGCATCGGCGTGCTCATCACCGACCACAACGTGCGCGAAACCTTGGGAATCTGCGACCGGGCGTATATCCTCAACGAGGGCAGCGTGCTGGCGCAGGGGGCACCGGAAGCGCTGCTGGCCAACAGCGACGTGCGCCGCGTCTACCTCGGGGAAACCTTCAGGCTGTGA
- a CDS encoding RNA polymerase factor sigma-54: protein MKARLQTSLGQHLVMTPQLRQAIKLLQMSSAELDVEIAEAVESNPLLEWAEDAAPPLDVAGAGSAEGEAEVAPPAGDTLDNAPQHDGDDWSEAEPAWSGGSGGSFDDDEDMGSAAERVAEPDTLIDHLLWQLHLSHLSPRDRSIGAALIDALDDDGYLREPLATIAETLRPDIVADEEEIGTVLHQIQRFDPVGIAARSLGECLNLQLDVLPEDTPGLELARIIANGPLEKLPRSGIAGIAHDLKRPASAVETAVTLLRSLDPRPGKQIGELGADTYVVPDCVIWRQRGVWHAALAGHARPKVTIHRGYERLIRQCGESDAGYLRGQLQEARWLLKSLEARGETLLRVTRCLLRQQAGFLEFGEQALRPLTLREIAGELGLHESTISRAIARKYVRTPRGTIPLRAFFASGIDTDSGGEASSTAIQAMIRRLIDAENPRKPLSDAKLADLLKNAGVPVARRTVAKYREAMNISASHERVRIG, encoded by the coding sequence ATGAAAGCACGGCTGCAGACATCGCTGGGACAGCATTTGGTCATGACGCCGCAACTGCGTCAGGCGATCAAGCTGTTGCAGATGTCCAGCGCCGAGCTGGACGTGGAGATCGCCGAGGCGGTGGAGAGCAATCCGCTGCTGGAATGGGCCGAGGATGCGGCGCCCCCGCTCGATGTGGCCGGCGCCGGCAGCGCCGAAGGCGAGGCCGAGGTCGCGCCGCCGGCCGGCGATACGCTGGACAACGCGCCGCAGCACGACGGCGACGACTGGTCCGAGGCCGAGCCGGCCTGGAGCGGCGGCAGCGGCGGCTCCTTCGACGACGACGAGGACATGGGCAGCGCCGCCGAACGCGTCGCCGAGCCCGACACCCTGATCGACCACCTGCTGTGGCAACTGCACCTGTCGCACCTGTCGCCACGCGACCGCAGCATCGGCGCGGCGCTGATCGACGCGCTCGACGACGACGGCTACCTGCGCGAACCGCTGGCCACCATCGCCGAGACGCTGCGCCCGGACATCGTCGCCGACGAAGAGGAGATCGGCACGGTCCTGCACCAGATCCAGCGCTTCGATCCGGTCGGCATCGCCGCGCGCAGCCTGGGCGAATGCCTGAACCTGCAACTGGACGTGCTGCCCGAGGACACTCCGGGCCTGGAGCTGGCGCGGATCATCGCCAACGGCCCGCTGGAGAAGCTGCCGCGCAGCGGCATCGCCGGCATCGCCCACGACCTCAAGCGCCCGGCCTCGGCGGTGGAGACCGCGGTGACCCTGCTGCGCTCGCTGGACCCGCGCCCCGGCAAGCAGATCGGCGAACTGGGCGCGGACACCTACGTGGTGCCGGACTGCGTGATCTGGCGCCAGCGCGGCGTCTGGCACGCGGCGCTGGCCGGCCACGCACGGCCCAAAGTCACCATCCACCGCGGCTACGAGCGGCTGATCCGCCAGTGCGGGGAAAGCGACGCCGGCTACCTGCGCGGCCAGTTGCAGGAGGCGCGCTGGCTGCTGAAGAGCCTGGAGGCGCGCGGCGAGACCCTGCTCAGGGTCACCCGCTGCCTGCTGCGCCAACAGGCCGGCTTCCTCGAATTCGGCGAACAGGCCTTGCGCCCGCTGACCCTGCGCGAGATCGCCGGCGAACTGGGCCTGCACGAGAGCACCATCTCGCGCGCCATCGCCCGCAAGTACGTGCGCACCCCGCGCGGCACCATCCCGCTGCGCGCCTTCTTCGCCTCCGGCATCGACACCGATAGCGGCGGCGAGGCCTCCAGCACCGCCATTCAGGCGATGATCCGGCGCCTGATCGACGCGGAGAACCCGCGCAAGCCGCTTTCTGACGCCAAGCTGGCCGATCTGCTGAAGAACGCCGGCGTGCCGGTGGCGCGCCGCACCGTGGCGAAGTATCGTGAGGCCATGAACATTTCCGCCTCCCACGAACGCGTCCGCATCGGCTGA
- a CDS encoding HPr family phosphocarrier protein: MLERELMVSNRLGLHARATAKLVQTLSSFRCNATLAAKGREVNAKSIMGVMLLAAAQGTPVTVRVDGADEADALQAVVDLFERRFDEDS, encoded by the coding sequence ATGCTTGAGCGCGAACTCATGGTGTCCAACCGCCTGGGCCTGCATGCGCGCGCGACCGCGAAGCTGGTGCAGACGCTGTCCTCGTTCCGCTGCAACGCCACGCTGGCGGCGAAGGGCCGCGAGGTCAACGCCAAGAGCATCATGGGCGTGATGCTGCTGGCCGCCGCGCAGGGCACGCCGGTGACGGTGCGGGTGGACGGCGCCGACGAGGCCGACGCGCTCCAGGCCGTGGTCGACCTGTTCGAGCGGCGCTTCGACGAGGACAGCTGA
- the lptA gene encoding lipopolysaccharide transport periplasmic protein LptA, giving the protein MNPTLPAKLALLALLLPTLALAKSTDRNQPMTIDSAAQSGNMLDDNGKIRYSGNVVIVQGTLEIHADTADLFRVNGEIDRVVLNGKQATLKQQLDDGSPMDAVADNIDYKVGTDTVVLTGNYRMTSPKGTNAGQRMVYNTKTGDMQGGGDGTRVRTVIQPKNPTPAGAPAAGAKPAAGKPAAAKPAATAPATTTPAKPKQGGQ; this is encoded by the coding sequence ATGAACCCAACGCTGCCCGCTAAGCTCGCGCTGCTCGCCCTGCTGCTGCCGACCCTGGCGCTGGCCAAGTCGACCGACCGCAACCAGCCGATGACGATCGACTCCGCCGCCCAGAGCGGCAACATGCTCGACGACAACGGCAAGATCCGGTATTCGGGCAACGTGGTCATCGTGCAAGGCACGCTGGAGATCCACGCCGACACCGCCGACCTGTTCCGGGTCAACGGCGAGATCGACCGGGTGGTGCTCAACGGCAAGCAGGCGACGCTGAAGCAACAGTTGGACGACGGCTCGCCGATGGATGCGGTGGCCGACAACATCGACTACAAGGTCGGCACCGACACCGTGGTGCTGACCGGCAACTACCGCATGACCTCGCCCAAGGGCACCAATGCCGGCCAGCGCATGGTCTACAACACCAAGACCGGCGACATGCAGGGCGGCGGCGACGGCACCCGTGTGCGCACCGTGATCCAGCCGAAGAACCCGACCCCGGCCGGCGCGCCTGCAGCCGGCGCCAAGCCGGCTGCAGGCAAGCCCGCGGCCGCCAAGCCCGCCGCGACCGCGCCCGCGACGACCACCCCGGCCAAGCCCAAGCAAGGGGGCCAGTGA
- the rapZ gene encoding RNase adapter RapZ, translating into MNAVANTSTLVIVSGLSGSGKSVALKTFEDLDYYCVDNLPVELLPAFVKSLVREDAGPGKLAVGIDVRSRHSDLTQLPRWREAVAQFGLDARLLFFDANDEALIKRYADTRRRHPLSHLGLSLPEAIERERALTEPLRRAADAVIDTSALNVHQLRRRVTTEFALTNENSLSLLFESFAYRRGVPAEADFVFDARVLPNPHWDPELRPLTGRDSGVRDYLDAQPDVQRYTAQLIDFLDTWLPRLRNDTRSYVTIAFGCTGGKHRSVYLAERLARHAREQGWPEVATFHREQD; encoded by the coding sequence ATGAACGCGGTGGCGAACACCTCCACCCTGGTGATCGTCAGCGGCCTGTCCGGCTCCGGCAAATCGGTGGCGCTGAAGACCTTCGAGGACCTGGACTACTACTGCGTCGACAACCTGCCGGTGGAACTGCTGCCGGCCTTCGTCAAGAGCCTGGTGCGCGAGGATGCCGGCCCCGGCAAGCTCGCGGTGGGCATCGACGTGCGCAGCCGCCACAGCGACCTGACCCAGTTGCCGCGCTGGCGCGAGGCGGTGGCCCAGTTCGGGCTGGATGCGCGGCTGCTGTTCTTCGACGCCAACGACGAGGCGCTGATCAAGCGCTATGCCGACACCCGGCGCCGGCATCCGCTGTCGCATCTGGGCCTGTCGCTGCCGGAAGCGATCGAACGCGAGCGCGCGCTCACCGAGCCGCTGCGCCGCGCGGCCGACGCGGTGATCGACACCAGCGCGCTCAACGTGCATCAGTTGCGGCGGCGGGTGACCACCGAATTCGCGCTGACCAATGAGAACAGCCTGTCGCTGCTGTTCGAATCCTTCGCCTACCGGCGCGGCGTGCCGGCCGAGGCCGACTTCGTGTTCGACGCGCGGGTGCTGCCCAACCCGCACTGGGACCCGGAACTGCGCCCGCTCACCGGCCGCGACAGCGGCGTGCGCGACTACCTGGACGCGCAGCCGGACGTGCAGCGCTACACCGCGCAACTGATCGACTTCCTCGACACCTGGCTGCCGCGGTTACGCAACGACACCCGCAGCTACGTCACCATCGCCTTCGGCTGCACCGGCGGCAAGCACCGCTCGGTGTACCTGGCCGAACGCCTGGCGCGGCATGCGCGCGAACAGGGCTGGCCGGAAGTGGCGACGTTCCATCGCGAGCAGGATTGA
- a CDS encoding PTS sugar transporter subunit IIA, with the protein MACGILLITHPDIGSALLRVATGLLRQLPLKTEAFEVPLDADLDALLPQASAALRRVDGGDGVLVVTDLYGASPSNLAGKLARLGTPVRRVSALSLPMLLRIMNYPEQGLDQLPATAAAGSRNGVVIDDA; encoded by the coding sequence ATGGCCTGTGGCATTCTCCTGATTACCCACCCCGATATCGGCTCCGCGCTGCTGCGCGTGGCCACCGGATTGCTGCGGCAATTGCCGCTGAAGACCGAAGCGTTCGAAGTCCCGCTGGATGCCGACCTGGACGCGCTGCTGCCGCAGGCGTCGGCCGCGTTGCGGCGGGTCGACGGCGGCGACGGCGTGCTGGTCGTCACCGATCTGTACGGCGCCAGCCCGAGCAATCTGGCGGGCAAGCTGGCGCGCCTGGGCACGCCGGTCCGGCGTGTGTCCGCGCTGAGCCTGCCGATGCTGCTGCGGATCATGAACTACCCCGAACAGGGCCTGGACCAGTTGCCCGCGACAGCGGCGGCGGGGTCGCGCAACGGCGTGGTGATCGACGATGCTTGA